GCTTCCTGGTCGTAAAAGAACTGGCAGCCTGACTGGGATTGGAGCTGCTGCAGGACTTCGTTAAGATTAGCGCCGGTAAGATCGAGTGTTATGCGGGCTCCTTTTTTTGCTGTTGTATTTGTTTGTGCGTTTACGGTTTGTATTGCCAGGATAAGCAATAACGAAAGAGCAAGCAGGCAGCGCTTATGCTTCAAAAATATACTTAGTTTTGTTGAAGGTGTACACATAAAAATTGTAATAGGTCGTAACTATTCAGTTTTAGTATCCGGGGGAGTACCAGTCGTAATGGTATTCCCCTTTTGTTTATAATGTAATGTTGGCTGGATCGAGGACTATCTGCTTATCACATAAACGTTACCTCCTTTCTTTTTAAAGTGCAGGCCGTGGATGAACAGGATACGTTCGAGTGTTTCCTGTACATTGTTTCTGCGATAAGCACCACTGATCCTTTTATTGTTAATAAGGCTATTATCAGCGACTTCGATGCTGATGTTGCATGCGCGTTCGAGGCGATTGAAGACATCATGCAAAGGGATGTTCTGAAAGACGAGCCTTCCGGATGTGAACATATCTTCTTTACCTGCCACATCGATAGGCTGAACATCCATAGCAGCTTTGGTGTTTGAATAGTTGAGCTGTTGTCCGGGCCGGAGCAGACGTTGTTCTTTTGGAGAACTGATAGACACGGCGCCTTTTACGAGTGTTATCATTACGTGTTGTTCATTTTCGTAGGCTTCGATATTAAAAGCAGTGCCGAGCACTGTTGTGGAAAGCGCTCCTGTTGTTACGCGGAAGGGTTTGAGTTTTGCCGCTGCCACGTTGAAATAGGCTTCACCTTTCAAGCGTATCAGGCGGGCGGTATCGTTATAATTCTTTTTATCGTAGATGATCTCGCTGCCGGGTGTTATCCAGATATGCGTTCCGTCGACCAGTTGAACAAGCCTGATGTTATGTCCGTTGTTGGTGACGCGTGTAAAGTCTGTTTCCGCTACTGCAAGAGATTGTAGTTTTTCGTTACGGAAGAAGAACCATGCGGTGGCAGCGATAAGGATAAAGCTTGCCGCTACGGTAGCCCAGGGATTCAGTGTGCGTATGCGGCTTTTTTTTGCGGGCGCATCTTCGCGGGCGATGCGTGTTGTAAGCGCTTCGAAAAAAGCATCGCGGTGAGCGGGTTCTGTTTTTATGTTATTGCCATGTTCCGCCGCGGCTTCTTCGGCATATTCATCGAACACACGGTGGTCGTTACTTTCGAAGTACTCCCCTACCTGTTTCTTTTCCCAGTGATTGCTCCACCCCGCAAAAAAACTTTTTAATATTTCCCTGTTCATATTGTTTGTTGTTTCCGTGGTGTTTTGCAACGACCGTACACCAACAATAATCTTCGAGGGGAGCGGACTCCCTACTGTTAATTAAAATTTCTTTTGCTTTTTTTTTGCGGGCAGCGCGGGATGTTAAGCCAGTATTTTATTTTTTCTGCGGATAGGGAGTTGTTGCTGGCGGCGGCTTATTAACGGGCAAACGGCTCATCGCTTACGGGAGACATCTGTTATGATAAGCTATTATTCCGCCCGGTTATATACCATACTGGTTTTAATCATTGCCTTCGGCAGTTGTAAAAAGGAGCAGCAACAGTTATTATTACCTGCTGAGCAGCAGTGGATACTTGACAGTATGCGTACTTATTATTACTGGAATGACCAGCTACCCTCTCAACCGGCAGCTGCGGGCAGCGCCAGTGATTTTTTTGCGTCCTTATTATATAGTAAAGACAGGTTTTCATTTGTCACCGATCCGGGGGCGGAAAAGAAAGAATACAGTTCTTTTGCGTGGTATGGATTTGAGTATGCTTTGTTAACCGGGATGAGCACACCGGATAAACTTACGGGAGTAATAACGCTGGTGGTTCCGGGAGGTCCTGCTGCCCGGCAGGGGTTGAAAAGGGGAGATTATTTTACTGCTGTAAACGGGATAGCCCTTACGGCATCGAGTAAGCCTGTAGCTGAGCAGTTGTTACGTAGCGGCGACGGAGTGAGGCTTACTACTGCCGCATTTAGTGGTGGCATATTACAAGAGGGAGTTACGTTGCCTGTTTCTTATAGTTATTATAGTGAGCAGCCTGTTTATACTTCAAAGGTGCTGAGTGCTGGTGACCGGAAAGTGGGTTACCTATTTTATAACCAGTTCAATGGTTACTACGACCAAGTGTTGCTGAATACGCTAGCGGGATTGAAGCAGCAAGGGATACAGGAACTGATCCTGGACCTGCGTTATAACCCAGGCGGGGATGTGTCGAGTTCAGCCAAGCTGGCGGCGGCGCTGTGTAATGCCAGCGCAGATCAGCCTTTTGTCATTTACCAGGCGAATCGTAATGGTGGGCGGCGGACCAGTTCATTTCAAACTACGATCAGGGAGAACAATTATATGCCGTTGTCTTTTTCAGAGATAGCGGGTTACCGGGTTTCACTGAGTCGCGTGTTTATACTTACCGGAGGGGGAACAGCTTCTGCGTCGGAATTACTGGTAAACAGCCTGCGGCCCTATATGCGGGTGATACAGATTGGGGGGCGGACGATGGGAAAGGATATGGCAAGCTTCGCTATAAACGACCGGAGCATTCCACGGAAAACGGATCTGGTGCTTCACCCGTTGGTCTTTAAATTATATAATGCCAATGGACAGGGTGATTATGCAAACGGTCTTACGCCGGACGAGTTAGTGGATGAATGGAGTGTATTGCCGCTGCTTCCGTTTGGGGATGTGCAGGATCCTCTGATCAACAGGGCATTGGCGTTAATAAGTGCTTCGCCTACTGGCAAGAGGCTGGCAAATGCAGCAGACTTGACTACTGCTGGAACACCCCGCCCAATACGCTGGAGAAACCGGAATTTTCCGGACGGCACCTACGATATTACGCCTGCTACTAACGGCGTGTTATACCTGGTTTCGGAACAAACAACGCGGCCCGCGTTGCCTGTAGAAGTATCGGGAGACCGTTTCAGATAATCCGGAATCAATATTTCTCAAATCGCCGTTTATCATAATGAAAAGTCAAAAATTCCTTTTTGGTGGTGGTAATAAGTCCCAACACAATAGATAAAGGCTCTCTGTAAGTTGCAGACCATTATACTATTACCTGCTTGAGAAATCCGTACCCGTTTTACTGTGTAAAAGTTAAAATTCGGGCGTAAACGCTCAAAATCTTCCTTTTTAAGACAAACTGACAGCTTCCGGTGGCCGGAGGGCGCTATTCCAGTGTGATTTTTTCCACATACCGAAATTAATTCCCTAATTTTGCCGCCCCTTCTAACCTGCAAGGGTCCTGAAAAGGAAAAATAACAGGAATATTATAAAAGTGTAACAATGGCAATTGTAACCAGAGAGAACATAGGTCTCTTAACTGACAAGCTTACCGTTACGGTAGCCCGTGAAGATTATTACCCGGCTTTTGAACAAAGTCTTAAAAAATACGCCAAAACCGCGAACATCCCCGGTTTCCGTAAAGGAATGGTTCCTGCCAGCCTTGTGAAAAAGATGCATGGCCAGGGCGTGTTTACTGAAGAAGTATTACGTCGTGTTGAGAAAGAGCTTGGCGATTACATGGCGAAAGAGCAACTGGACATTTTTGCCCAGCCGCTGCCCATGGAGAATGATGCGCGTGCTTTTGACATGAATAATCCTGCCGATTATGTTTTTGCGTTTGAAATTGGTTTAAAGCCTGATTTCGCGCTGAACACCGGCGATATTGCTGTAACACGTTACAAAGTGAACGTTACAGAAGATATGATCAACGACGAGGTTGAGCGTTTACGCACCCGTCATGGTAAGATGACTGATCCTGAAGCTGCCGAGACCGACGAGCATGTATTAACTGTTCAGTTTGACGAGACAGATGCTGCAGGTAATGTTATAGAAGGTGGTATCAGCAAATCGAATTCACTGCTGGTGAAATATTTTGCCGAGTCTATCCGTCCTACCCTGATTGGTTTAAAGAAAGACGCGACTTTACAGATACAGCTGGCTACTGCTTTCGACAGCAAAGAGCGTGAGTGGGTAATGAGCGACCTGGGCTTAAACAAAGACAGCGATGCTGATGCCGACAAATATTTCCGTTTAACCATCACCAAAGTTGGTTTGATAGAGAAAGCCGAGCTGGCTGAAGAATTCTTTGAAACAGTTTACCCCGGCCGTGGTGTAAAGACTGAAGAAGAGTTCCGCAACACTGTAAAATCTGAGATCGAGGCTTATTATGGCCAGCAATCCAGCAACCAGGTACATGACCAGATCTATCATCACCTGGTAGATCATACCAATATGGAGTTTCCTGCTGAGTTTCTGAAGCGCTGGTTACAAACCGGTGGTGAGAAGCCTAAAACTGCTGAAGAGGCGGAAGCGGAATATCCAAGTTTTGCCAACCAGTTGAAGTGGACGCTGATCAGCAGCAAACTGATCAACGACAACAAGATCACTGTTGAGCCTGCTGAAATCAAAGAACACGCTAAACAGCAAATGCTGGGTTATATGGGCGGTCAGTCGCTTGACAGCGCTCCCTGGCTCGATGAATATACCAACAGAATGATGCAGGATCAGAAGTTTGTTGAGAATGCTTATTTCCAACTGCAAACCACCAAGTTGTTCCAGTTACTGGAAGGCCAGGTGAAGGCGAAGGAAGAAAGCATTAGTGCGGAGGATTTTGCTTCGAAGTTGCATCACCACCACCACTAGGCTATATCTCAATCAGATAATAAGAAGAGGGTGTATTCATAAGTGATACACCCTCTTTTTATGTGTATCCTGTCCCGTCCTAAAATATGTTGACACAATCATCATATGAATATGGAAAATGCAGTAACGCCTCTGTATCAAAAGCGGACTCAAAAAGATTACAGTTTAGCTTTCAAATTACAGGTAGTGAATGAGGTAGAAAAAGGCTTATTAAACCAGGATCAAGCTCAACGGAAATATGGTATCCAAGGAAACATGACCATTTTAGTTTGGTTAAGAAAGCATGGGAGCTTAGATTGGAACTCAAAAAAGAAAATGGGTCAGTCTACCCCCAGGAGCCAACCTCATTTTTTATGGCAGGTGACAGCATTAACGGCGGCCGTATCTACCCATTGATACAGCCGCCGTTTTTAAGTAATAGCCAGGATAGGAAGCCTGCGTCGGGGGGTGTCAGCGATATTGCAGTTGGGTTGAAGATGGCCGATCGTAGCTCCCGGCCGGCTTCAAAAAGACCTGTTACGGCTTGCAGGCGGCATTAAGACGGCTTATAAACGGCTATATAAAGCGTTCTTTTTCGTAGTTGGCAGGCGGAGGCACGGATGCATTTTGCTAAAAAAAGACGCGGTTTTGGGATGTATACGTCAAAGCTTCTTTAAAGCTTCCTTAGAGCTTCTTTAAGGCTTCTTAAAAAAGAAGCCTTTTTTTAGCAAAATAGGACTTTCCCGGGAAAACCAATAGCCTGTTTGCAGTCACCAGGGCTTGCAGGCGGGGACTGCGGTTGAAACGCTGGTCACTTACAGGCCTGTGGCATCTCTTCTTAAAAACTTTACGGGCATTTGTTTTTTTCGCTACCTTTTGGGTATTAAAACGTACACTATGGAGGAACTGATCAAGCGTCTGGTTGCTAGCGGGTTAACAGAGCAGCAGGCTTACAAGGCTGTAGAAATAGTCAAGGATTTTGCGAAGGAGAAATTCCCTTTATTTGCCGGCGCCATCAATAAGGTGTTCGACAAATACGGGCCTAAGGAGGAAGATGACTTTTTAGGTTAATGCGGGGGAAATGGCCTGACGAGTTGTCGTTTTTATGGCTTTGCATAATATTTGGGTAATAACACTATCTTTCAATTTATAAATAGACTCATTATGGATTTTGGAAAGGAATTCGAGAAATATGCAATCAAACACCGTGGTATCAGCGGTGCGACCCTGCATAGTTACCAGCAGCATAATTTTACCAACCTTACCCCATATATCATTGAAGAACGCCCTTTAAACGTGGCGAGTATGGATGTATTCAGCCGTTTGATGATGGACCGCATCATCTTTATGGGTGATCCTATCAATGATTATGTAGCCAATATTGTAACGGCGCAGTTACTGTTTTTGGACAGTACCGACCGTACGCGTGATATCCAGATGTATATCAACTGTCCTGGTGGCAGTGTGTATGCAGGTTTGGGTATTTATGACACCATGCAGTTTGTAAGTCCTGATATTGCGACCATTTGTACGGGTATTGCTGCCAGTATGGGTGCGGTGCTGATGTGCGCCGGTGTTCAGGGCAAACGCAGTGCTTTAAAACATTCCCGTATCATGATTCACCAGCCCAGCGGTTCTATCGGCGGGCAGGCTTCGGACATACAGATCACTGCGAAAGAGATCCGTAAGATCCGTTTCGAGCTGGATGAAATACTGGCGAATCATACGGGTAAAGATGTTGCTACCATTGCTGCTGACAGGGACCGTGATTTCTGGATGACAGCGCAGGAAGCGAAGGACTACGGCCTGGTTGATGAGGTATTACTTATCAACCCGCGGAAAGACAGAAAAGACAAGTAATTAACTAAAAACAGCCTAACTACCATGATACAGTCTGAATATATGAATCCTTTTTTATCTGAAGAGGAAGAAGAAAGTCCGAAAGAGGAAAAGCAGGAGCAGATGTCACCCCAATTGATGAAGAAAATGGAGAAGCTGTTCCTGGAAAAGCGTTCCATTTACCTGTGGGGCGGAGTAGATGATAAGTCGGCGCGTGATATAGTAAGCAAGTTATTGGTTTTGGATGCGGACAAACCCGGGAAGGAGATCAAATTATATATTAACAGTCCTGGTGGGGTTGTTACGAGCGGGATGGTGATTTATGATACCATACAGCTGATCTCTTCTCCTGTAACCACTATTTGTATGGGACTGGCGGCGAGCATGGGTTCCATTTTACTGAGTGTGGGCACGAAAGGCAAGCGTTTGATCTATCCGCATGGCGAGGTAATGATACACCAACCCAGTTTAGGAGGTTATTTCCAGGCGACTTCGGCCGATATTGAAATTCACGCTTTGCAAATGGAGAAAACCAAATTGCTTGGTGCTGAGATACTTGCGAAGAATTGTGGCAAAAGTGTAGAGCAGGTATTACGTGATTTTGACCGTGATTACTGGATGGATGCCAAGGAGGCTATTGCATACGGCATTGTGGATGGAATTGTAGAGAAGCTTTAGCATTAAAAATCATAAAATTTGGAGCTAAAACCGCTGTCTGCCGGCGGTTTTAGTATTTTTGTACCTTCCGATATCATAGGGAAAGAATATTATTTTATTTATGGCAAAACAATCCAGCTTACATTGCTCTTTTTGTGGCCGCAGCCGCGACGAGGTGAAGATACTGATAGCCGGTCAGGAAGGGCATATTTGTGAGAATTGTGTAGAGCATGCGCAGGAGATCATAGCGCAGGAGTTACAGGTAAAACAGGAGCAGTCGTCGTCGCAGTATACTTTTTCTGTGAAGCGTCCTTTGGAGATCATGCAATTTCTAGATCAGTATATTATCGGTCAATATGAGGCGAAGAAGGTAATATCCGTAGCGGTATACAATCACTTTAAACGTATTACCCAGAAGGTCCAGGACGATATAGAGATCGAGAAGAGCAATATAGTAATGGTTGGGGAAACGGGAACGGGTAAAACGCTGCTGGCGAAGACGGTAGCGCGCCTGTTGAATGTTCCTTTCGCCATTGTAGATGCGACTGTATTCACCGAAGCGGGTTATGTGGGTGAGGACGTGGAAAGTATGCTTACGCGTCTTTTACAATCGTGCAACTATGATGTAACAGCTGCCGAGAAGGGTATTGTTTATATTGACGAGATAGACAAGATCGCGCGTAAGGGGGACAATCCATCCATTACGCGTGATGTGAGCGGAGAGGGTGTTCAGCAAGGTTTACTGAAAATGCTTGAAGGCACTGAGGTGCTGGTTCCCCCCCAAGGCGGCAGGAAACATCCTGAGCAAAAGATGATAAAGATAAACACGAGCAATATCCTGTTCATCTGTGGTGGTGCGTTTGACGGTATTGACAAGGTCATTGCCCGCAGGATCAATACCAATGCTATTGGTTTCAGTGTAAACAAGGAGCAGCAGGAGCTTCAGAAGAAGAACATGCTGCAGTTTGTAAATGCGCAGGATCTGAAAGGGTTTGGCCTGATACCCGAGCTGTTAGGCCGTTTACCGGTGGTTACTTACCTGGAGCCATTGGATGTAGCTACGCTGCGTTCTATTTTAACCGAGCCTAAAAACAGCCTGGTGAAGCAATATACCCGCCTGTTTGACATGGAAGGTATTGCGTTGAAGATAGATACCGACGTGCTGGATTTCATGGTTTCGAAAGCTATGGAGTTTAAGCTGGGTGCGCGTGGTTTACGCAGCATTTGCGAGCATGTGCTCACAGAAGCTATGTTTGAACTTCCGGGTACTGATGCCAAGGAATTTCATGTTACGCTTCCTTATGCCCAGGCTCAGTTCAGCAAGAGCAAGATGGGGATGCTGAAGGTGGCATAACGGATATCATTAAAAATAGAAAGCCGGAGAAAATTCTCCGGCTTTTTTTTATGCTTTGACCCGGGGGATTTTTATTCTTTTTCGTAGCGGAATTTTACGGCTATGGTGGAGCCGCGGGAGGGTTCGCTTTCGATGAGGAGTTCGGCTTCGTTCTTTTCGATGAGGTCTTTTACGAGGATGAGGCCGAAACCGCTTCCTTTTTCGTTGGAAGTGCCTTTACTGGAGACATACTGGCGGGCGCCTACTTTGGCCAGGATATCCTTGCTCATACCTATGCCTGTATCTTTTATGAGAATATAGGCATATGTTTCGTCTATTACGGAGGTGAGCAGGATCTCGCCTTCGGACGGGGTGAATTTTATGGCGTTGGTGATAAGGTTGCGGAAGATGATCTTCAGCATTTCACGTTCTGCGCGCCATTCGAGGTGTTTATCGATATGATTGGTGACTTTGATCTGTTTGTTCTGGATGGGGATACGCTGTTCTTCGATGAGGGTGGCGTTCATGCGGTGCATGTTTACCCTGGTGCGTTCAATTTTGAGTCCTTTCATCTGACCGCGGATCCAAAAGAGGAGGTTATCGAGGAGGGAGAGGCTGCGAACGTATTGGCTTTCGAGTTGTTCGAGCAGTTCTTCGGTTTCTTTTGGGCTTACGAGTTTGAGGTTGATGAGGTCGAGGATACTTTTTGTATTCACGAGCGGGTGCCTCAGGTCGTGTGAGATGATAGAGAGGAGTTTGTCTTTCAGTTTATTATCTTCTTCCAGTTTCTGGTTTTGGCGGGAGATGGCCCTGTTGAGCTGATCGAGCGCCGCGGCATTTTTCTGGATGATCATATTTTTTTGTTTCAGCGCGTCGCTGAAGATGCGGACCTTTTTGTAATTAAGGTAAAAAGGTATTGCCATGAGGAAGCAAAGGACCAGCAGCAGCGCTGCGAGGATGAGGAGCCGTTTTTGATTTCGCAGGGTTTTTTGGGCTGCTTGCACTTTAAGCAGCGCTTCTTCATTTACCTCTTTGAGTTTATCGGCCTTAGCGCTAAGGGAGTCTACGATTTCGGCATTAGTTTGCTGATCTCTCGCATAAGTTACATTGTATTGCGAGCAGATACAACATAGAATCAGTAAAATCAGAAGTCGTTTAATCATTAGGGGGCTCTGTTGCGTAAAGGGGGCTTGAAGGTAGTTAACAACGGTGGTAAAACAAAAGCCTCTCTACGCAACAGGCCGAATAATAAGGGTAAAAACTCGATTTTTATCTTATTTTAATACCTCTCTTGCGATCACAAGTTTTTGGATCTCGGATGTACCTTCGCCAATGGTGCAAAGCTTGGCATCTCTATAGAATTTTTCTACGGGAAAATCTTTTGTGTAACCGTAGCCTCCAAAGACCTGAACGGCTTCATTAGCGACTTTTACGGCGACTTCGCTGGCATAGTATTTTGCCATAGCGGCCTGTTTGGTCATGGGCAGTCCTTTTTCCTTGAGTTCGCAAGCCTGGAGCGTAAGCAGGTCTGCTGCTTCGATCTCTGTTGCCATATCGGCGAGTTTGAAGCTGATACCCTGGAAGTTGGCTATCGGCTGATCGAACTGGTGGCGTTCTTTGGCGTATTGGATGGCTGCCTGGCAGGCTCCTTTGGCGATGCCCAGGGAAAGGGAGGCTATAGAGATACGTCCGCCGTCGAGGACCTTCATGGCCTGGTGGAATCCGTCGCCTACTTCGCCGAGTTGGTTTTCTTCGGGGATGCGGCAGTTTTCGAAGATAATTTCGGCAGTTTCGCTGGCGCGCATGCCGAGTTTGTTTTCTTTTTTACCGCCGCTAAAGCCTGGTGTCCCTTTTTCGATGATGAATGCGGTGCAGTTTCGTGGCGTACGGGGTTCGCCGGTGCGGGCCAGTACCACCGCCACGTTACCGGAGATACCGTGCGTGATCCAGCATTTGGTGCCATTGAGCACCCACTCGTCGCCATCTTTTACGGCAGTACATTTCATATTACCTGCATCGCTGCCGGTGCCGGGTTCTGTAAGTCCCCAGGCGCCAATATGTTCGCCGGAGGCCAAGGCCGGCAGGTATTTATGTTTTTGCGCTTCGTTACCGAACTGCAGGATATGGCCTGTACAAAGAGAGTTGTGGGCTGCCACGCTGAGGCCTATGGAGCCGCAGACCTTTGCAATTTCTTCTATTATGGTTTTATAATCGAAATAGGTAAGACCTGAGCCACCGTAGATCTCGGGGACCAAAACGCCCATCATACCTAATTTTCCCATTTCCCTAAACAGATCGGCGGGGAAGGTTTGTGCTTCGTCCCATTCCATGACATAGGGCTTAATATGCTGCCGGGCGAATTCCTTTGCCGTTTGGGCAACATGCTGCGTAATCTCGTAGGCTGTTCCTTTCATTTAGCTAACAATTGTTAGGTTCAAAACTAATGGTTTTATTTTCATTTCATTCAGAAAACTTAAAACCTTTAGAAAATTAACAGGTGAGAAGGCTTTGCGGTTTACGGTGTTTTATGATATTCTGGGGAACTTTTAAAGTTATACTGGTTTACAAGTATTTGGAGATTAGAGTGGGCTTGGATCGATAGGCAGCACGGCGTACCAGGCTAGTCTGTGGCGGAATATTCCAGGAGCCAGGGGTGTGGGTCCGGCAGACTTCAGCTGTAATACTGCAGGTATGAACCGGGCTGCATCGGGGCTGGTTTGCAGGAATTCGGGTTTATAGTTCCTGTTTCCGGGGATAGCCGTTGCTGTGAAGGCATTGGGGTATTCGACGGTTGTTTTTACGGCGGGGGGAGCAACGGTGGTGGTATCTACATAGAGATAAGGCAGCATGAGGCTGAAAACGCTATCGGGCAGACCGTAGGTTTGTTGTACCTGGTAAACAGACTGGAAGTTGCCCAGTTTGTTTCTGAAGGCGACGATACGTTTGGACAGCACCTCTCCTATTCCCGGGAATTTTTTCCAATCGGCGGCGGTGGCGGTATTGATGTTTGTGGGGATCAATTGTTTTCCGGGTGAAAGTTTACGGGAGGGGGATGTGGGTGGGGATGATTGAAAAGCAGTGGTTTGGCGTGGTAAAGCGGCTACTGATTGCAGGGTGGTGGTGCCTTGTTGTGGTAAGGCGGCTGAAGGGTATGACGTGGTGGCTGTTTGCCGTGGTGCGGGGATAGAGACATATGGGATGAGCCTGTTGGCTTCTTCGGGGCGGAGGCCGTAGATCTTGCGGAGGTCACCGGGTTTGCGGAAGGTTCCTCCTTTTTCCCTGTAGTGCATGAGGGTGAGGATAGTTTTGGGGGGCAGTCCCAGTTGCTTTAAGCCGGCTTCGGTGATGGTGTTTGGGTTAAAGGCGAACAGGTGAATAGCTGTTGCGGGCGGGGCGTTATATGTTTCAGCATTTATTGTTCCTGTTGCTGCGGGGGGCATTTGTTTGTTGTTGAGGCTGTTCATGGCTGCCAGATCGAGTTGGGGCGCGGGTACCGGCGGGTTGAAGCAGCGTGGGAGGAAGATGAGCAATAAAATGGTAAACAGGAGGATAAGGAGTGCTGCCCTTTCCTTACGGGAAAAGTGGAAATAGTTTTTCCATAGGTGTTCTTGCATAGTAAAAGGATTCAGGAGTTTAGCAATCAATTGCTAATCCGTCGTATGCGAGCCTGATATGACCGGGCAGTGTAGCGTTGACCTCGTTGTGTTTTCCGAGCTGGTGACTTATGTGCGTAAAATACGCCTGTGGCACCTTTAGTTCGTTCACGAGTGCGGTGGCTTCGTCAACGGTAAAGTGAGAGATGTGTTCTTCTCTGCGCAAAGCGTTGACCACCATTATTTTTGAGCCTTTGATCTTTTCTTTCTCGCTATCATCGATCCGATTAGCATCTGTAATATACGTAAAATCGCCGAGACGATACCCAAAAACAGGCATTTTGTGATGCCATACCTGGATGGGGGTTACGGGGATATCTCCTATCTGAAACGGGGTTTCATCGATAGTGATGAGGTTGATTTCGGGGATCCCGGGGTATTTTTTATCGGCAAATGCGTATGCGAATTCGCGCATGAGGGATTCGGTGGTCATGGCATTGGCGTAGACGTTCATAGGCTGCTGCATAAAGTAGTTATAGGGGCGGATATCGTCGAGGCCGCCGATATGGTCTTTATGCGGGTGGGTGAAGAGGACGGCGTTGAGGGTATCATTGGAGATACGGAGCATCTGGGTTCTGAAGTCGGGGGTGGTATCGATCACCAGTTTGGTTTCAGGACTTTCGATGAGTACGCTGCTGCGCAGGCGTTTGTCTTTCTGGTCAGTGGAGGAGC
The Filimonas effusa genome window above contains:
- a CDS encoding FecR family protein; its protein translation is MNREILKSFFAGWSNHWEKKQVGEYFESNDHRVFDEYAEEAAAEHGNNIKTEPAHRDAFFEALTTRIAREDAPAKKSRIRTLNPWATVAASFILIAATAWFFFRNEKLQSLAVAETDFTRVTNNGHNIRLVQLVDGTHIWITPGSEIIYDKKNYNDTARLIRLKGEAYFNVAAAKLKPFRVTTGALSTTVLGTAFNIEAYENEQHVMITLVKGAVSISSPKEQRLLRPGQQLNYSNTKAAMDVQPIDVAGKEDMFTSGRLVFQNIPLHDVFNRLERACNISIEVADNSLINNKRISGAYRRNNVQETLERILFIHGLHFKKKGGNVYVISR
- a CDS encoding S41 family peptidase — its product is MISYYSARLYTILVLIIAFGSCKKEQQQLLLPAEQQWILDSMRTYYYWNDQLPSQPAAAGSASDFFASLLYSKDRFSFVTDPGAEKKEYSSFAWYGFEYALLTGMSTPDKLTGVITLVVPGGPAARQGLKRGDYFTAVNGIALTASSKPVAEQLLRSGDGVRLTTAAFSGGILQEGVTLPVSYSYYSEQPVYTSKVLSAGDRKVGYLFYNQFNGYYDQVLLNTLAGLKQQGIQELILDLRYNPGGDVSSSAKLAAALCNASADQPFVIYQANRNGGRRTSSFQTTIRENNYMPLSFSEIAGYRVSLSRVFILTGGGTASASELLVNSLRPYMRVIQIGGRTMGKDMASFAINDRSIPRKTDLVLHPLVFKLYNANGQGDYANGLTPDELVDEWSVLPLLPFGDVQDPLINRALALISASPTGKRLANAADLTTAGTPRPIRWRNRNFPDGTYDITPATNGVLYLVSEQTTRPALPVEVSGDRFR
- the tig gene encoding trigger factor encodes the protein MAIVTRENIGLLTDKLTVTVAREDYYPAFEQSLKKYAKTANIPGFRKGMVPASLVKKMHGQGVFTEEVLRRVEKELGDYMAKEQLDIFAQPLPMENDARAFDMNNPADYVFAFEIGLKPDFALNTGDIAVTRYKVNVTEDMINDEVERLRTRHGKMTDPEAAETDEHVLTVQFDETDAAGNVIEGGISKSNSLLVKYFAESIRPTLIGLKKDATLQIQLATAFDSKEREWVMSDLGLNKDSDADADKYFRLTITKVGLIEKAELAEEFFETVYPGRGVKTEEEFRNTVKSEIEAYYGQQSSNQVHDQIYHHLVDHTNMEFPAEFLKRWLQTGGEKPKTAEEAEAEYPSFANQLKWTLISSKLINDNKITVEPAEIKEHAKQQMLGYMGGQSLDSAPWLDEYTNRMMQDQKFVENAYFQLQTTKLFQLLEGQVKAKEESISAEDFASKLHHHHH
- a CDS encoding ClpP family protease; this translates as MDFGKEFEKYAIKHRGISGATLHSYQQHNFTNLTPYIIEERPLNVASMDVFSRLMMDRIIFMGDPINDYVANIVTAQLLFLDSTDRTRDIQMYINCPGGSVYAGLGIYDTMQFVSPDIATICTGIAASMGAVLMCAGVQGKRSALKHSRIMIHQPSGSIGGQASDIQITAKEIRKIRFELDEILANHTGKDVATIAADRDRDFWMTAQEAKDYGLVDEVLLINPRKDRKDK
- a CDS encoding ClpP family protease codes for the protein MIQSEYMNPFLSEEEEESPKEEKQEQMSPQLMKKMEKLFLEKRSIYLWGGVDDKSARDIVSKLLVLDADKPGKEIKLYINSPGGVVTSGMVIYDTIQLISSPVTTICMGLAASMGSILLSVGTKGKRLIYPHGEVMIHQPSLGGYFQATSADIEIHALQMEKTKLLGAEILAKNCGKSVEQVLRDFDRDYWMDAKEAIAYGIVDGIVEKL
- the clpX gene encoding ATP-dependent Clp protease ATP-binding subunit ClpX; this translates as MAKQSSLHCSFCGRSRDEVKILIAGQEGHICENCVEHAQEIIAQELQVKQEQSSSQYTFSVKRPLEIMQFLDQYIIGQYEAKKVISVAVYNHFKRITQKVQDDIEIEKSNIVMVGETGTGKTLLAKTVARLLNVPFAIVDATVFTEAGYVGEDVESMLTRLLQSCNYDVTAAEKGIVYIDEIDKIARKGDNPSITRDVSGEGVQQGLLKMLEGTEVLVPPQGGRKHPEQKMIKINTSNILFICGGAFDGIDKVIARRINTNAIGFSVNKEQQELQKKNMLQFVNAQDLKGFGLIPELLGRLPVVTYLEPLDVATLRSILTEPKNSLVKQYTRLFDMEGIALKIDTDVLDFMVSKAMEFKLGARGLRSICEHVLTEAMFELPGTDAKEFHVTLPYAQAQFSKSKMGMLKVA
- a CDS encoding sensor histidine kinase codes for the protein MIKRLLILLILCCICSQYNVTYARDQQTNAEIVDSLSAKADKLKEVNEEALLKVQAAQKTLRNQKRLLILAALLLVLCFLMAIPFYLNYKKVRIFSDALKQKNMIIQKNAAALDQLNRAISRQNQKLEEDNKLKDKLLSIISHDLRHPLVNTKSILDLINLKLVSPKETEELLEQLESQYVRSLSLLDNLLFWIRGQMKGLKIERTRVNMHRMNATLIEEQRIPIQNKQIKVTNHIDKHLEWRAEREMLKIIFRNLITNAIKFTPSEGEILLTSVIDETYAYILIKDTGIGMSKDILAKVGARQYVSSKGTSNEKGSGFGLILVKDLIEKNEAELLIESEPSRGSTIAVKFRYEKE